The DNA region ATCGATGTCAATAAGGCTTACGGACCAAACCAAACGGCCGGTGTTGCTCACCGCCGCGCAAACGCCGTTCATTAACCGCGGCAAATATCAGGAAGTCTTGCGGCAATGTGGCCTCGACCGGGAAACCCCCTGGGGGATGACTTTCGAAGTCTGCCGGCAGGAGAAGCTTAACGGCTCGCTTACTCTGGCGGAAGAAATTCTTTGCCACCGCGGACGGCTTGACTGGGTTGAAGAATGTGAAGAAGGCTACCGCTTGCATGGGCCGCTTGCCATCGAGATGCGGGTGGAAACCTGCGCCGATGAAGCGACCCGCGACGAGGCGCGGCTGACCCTCCTTGCCGATTTACGGCGATTCGGCTACCAAACCGCCCTACTGGCGATGGACCCGACCGAGTATGACACGGTCAATCCCGGCTTTAACGATGAGGCGATCGCCAGGGGACTTATGCCGCGCGATCTGCTGCTGATCAAAAGAGAACAAGAGTTGCCTGGCTCGATTGGCCTCTCGTTCCCGCGAGATCTTTTTACCCAGCTGGCGGAAACGGTTTATATTAATCCGGACGCCGGGGGCTTTGATTGGCGGCCGTTATTTAATTGGGCAGGCGGCGGCTTGCGCCAGAATTACAGCCGAATTGGTTGCGGCGGCGAGGTCGTTATCGGTGATAAGTACGCTTTCTTGTCGGAGCAGTACATTCCCGACTTTTCTTTCCTTCCTCCGGAACAGCGGCTCATGCTGGAAACGGAATCGCGGCTTTTTAATATGGTGACGATCGGCGAAACGGAAGCGACCCTGCGAAGATTTGGGCGGCAAGTTTTCCGGATCCCTTACGGTTGGACCGATATTTTCCCCCGCCAGCTGCTGGCCGAGCTCGGCACCTCCAAGCGGTTTTTGGTGCCGAACGACCACGCCGACATGAACCTGATGCACCTGCCGGACGAGAACGCCATTCTCACGGCGGAGCCGTATTATCTGGAGAACAGGGAATTGATCGATCGGCTCCTGGAAGAGGTCAAACCCGACCTGTTTCGCGTTTTACCGGAAGAGGACGGGCTGCCGGTCAATTTGCTTCCGCTGCCGGACGGCGGGGTTTACCTCGATCAGGCGGCCGTTGCCACGGCCCGGATCTTGCGGGAAGCGGGGATCAGGGTAGAAACAACTTCGCGGCTATTTGGCACCTTCCTCTGGGGTTCGCAGGGCGGGATACACTGTGCCACTAATACGCTTTGGTTATAACCAGTTCGGAATAATTGTCCCGCGCCAGCACTTTTCCTCGAATCTTCGCTTTTTCCCAACTCTTGGTGTCGCTTAACACGATCGCTTTTTCCATTGACAGGAAATCTTTCAACTTTACTTGGTCCCAAAAATACAGGTCAGCCGGGCCGGACATAAAGTCAACGTAAAAAAGGTCGGGACTATAAAAGAGCTGGCGGTCGGGCGGCCGATAGATCACAAAGGCGTACCCCTGACGGGTGTACTCTTTGATCATGCTCGGCCAGCTGACATTCGGATTGAACGAATTGACCAGCGGGAGCGAGACGTAGAAGAGGGCGCTGTAAGCCAGGACGGTCAAAGCGCAGAAGACGACGAATTTACTCCAGACCGGCCGGAACAGATCGAAGAATAGCCAGCTCAAGGCGACGACAAAAAGACCGATCGGCAGAAGAGCATCACCGAGATAGATCCCGTCGCCGTTGAAAGGCTTGATCAGTAACATTATAAAACCGACCGCGAAGATTAACCAGAAGAGGAGATTCCAGAGTAATTCAATACGGAAACCCGTGAATAAATCCGCCGCGGCGGACGGTTTCCGTATTTTCCATTGGATGGCTGTTAGTTTAATAGCCGCTAAGATGGCGAGCGGCGGGACAAAGACGGTAAAGGTTCGCAGATCGCTCTGGCGATAGAAAAAAAGCAGGAAGAGAAAGTTCGACCAGAGCCAGAGATTGCAGAGTCGGTTGAGGTTAAGGCCTTTGCTGAACAGCCGTCCTTTGATCGCCGTCAGGGCGAACGGCGCCCAGGGGAAGATCGAGATCAGCAGAAAGCCAAAGATTGAAGTGTAAAAGCCAAACCCCAGGTAACTGGTGTTGTATTTGCTTTGAATGGTGATACTCCGGAGATAAGGGAGCCATTGGTCGCGCAGGGGGACCGCTTGCAAGCCAAGAACCGCTCCAACCAGCAGAACGAGCAATAAAGTGCTTAGCAGTAACCGGTAAGAGAAAAGAAGCCGAAGAAACGCAGAGCGCGCTTCAGCATTAAAGATAAAGAGAAAAATGACTGTCAGTCCGGGCAGGAGCAAGCCAAAGCCTGATTTGACTAGGAAACCGCCGGCCAAAGCGGCAGTGAAGAGATAAAGCGCGCCGGGACGATCTTTCTTGATGAATTCATAAAGGGCCAGGTGGGCGAGCGTGACAAAGAGCGGCAGAAGAATGTCGAGCTTCGGCGCGCGTGAATAGACGACCAGGCCGAGGCTGGTCCCGGCGATGACCGTGGAGAGAAGCGCTAGCCTTTGGCCATTCGTTCTCCGCAGGTAAAAATAGATGATCGCCAGCAAGGCGGCGAAATAAAGGACATTCGGTAGGTGGACGGTCAGTTCACTGACGCCGAATATTTTCATCGGCCAGGCGAGAAGCCAGATCCCGAGCGGCGGTTTGTCGATAAAGGAAGCCGGGTCTCCCGGCGTAATATATTGAGCGAGCCATTGGTTATGGACGATCGCGTTCTTGGCGACCAGCGCGTATAGCGAGGCGTCGTCGTTCTGCAGCGGATTGCGCGGCAGAGTGATCAGCGCCGCCAGGAAAAATAATCCCAGGATGATGAGCAGGGCTCGCTTCAAGGAAGTTTGCCCCCCTTATAACCCTCGGCGTGAAAGATCTTGGTGAGGTTAGGGAGATTGGCGTCCTTATTGAAAAGCCGGTGCCGCGGTTCGACCCAAACTTTCTTGAAGCGCGGTTTTAATTTGTCGCCGATCTCTTGCTCGTTGATCGCGAAGTAGATGATGTTGTCCCCGGTTTTTAATTCCGGTTTTCCCCACATGTCGACCTGTTTCAGCCGGCCCGGCGCCATGTTGACCTTGACCTGGCCGTGGAAAGCGACTAAGCCGAGAAGTCCCAGATCGTTGGCAAAGTAATAAGTTTTTCCGGTCTTAGGCGTTGTCGCTTTCAAATAAGCCGGGAGCTGGGCGTTGATCGTAAATTCTTGTCCCCGTAAATCGGCCGGGGTTGGATAGAAAAAGAGATAGTAAGCGAAGCCCCCCAGATCGAGGACCAAGGCGAAGCCGATCATAACCCCGATCACCCACCGTTTCATCTTGCCGCTGCCGACCAGCGCCGGGAGATAAGCGCAGGCTGGCCAATGGCCGCCGACGTTAATGATCGGACTGATCAGGGTAAAGGGGAGAAGAACCGCGCCGGCGAAAGTTGCTAATAATAAGTTCTTTCTTGCTTTATAGATTAAGTAGATCGAGCCAAAAAAGATCGGGGGGGTATAGAGCAAAGTTTGAAGGCCAAAGAAGTTGAGCAGGTTGTCGCCGATCCGCGGGCCGGTCCCCATTTTTCCGCCCCAGTAGAAAAGAGGGGTGAAACCGAGGCCGAAGTTCCAGACCAGAACGGGAAGGAAAAGGCCAAGGCTAAGGCAAAGGCCAAGGTACGGTTCTTTCTTTTTGAACCAAAATCGTTGGCTCTTGTCGATGATCAGATAAAAGAAGGTCGCGATGACAAAAAGGGCCATGACGTAATCGCTCAATAGTCCGAGGCCAACGGAGAGGCCAAGCAGATACCAGTATTTGCCGTCGCCGGTTTTGATTAATTTTACCAGCAGATAAAAACTTAGCGACCAGAAAAGAAAAACGAGCATTTGCGGGACCAGGAACATCCCTCCGCCGAAAAAAGTCGGGACCAGGTTGAAAAGGAGCGCGCTCCAGAGGGCGGTCCGGCGGTCAAAGAGCTCTTTAGCGATCAGGTAGATCAGATAGGTGACCAGGGCGACGATCGTTAGCGCCCCCAGCCTGACTACTAGTTCGCTGTTTCCAAAAAGGGTCGATAAGATCAAATTGACGTAGGCGACCATCGGCGGATGGTCGACGTAGCTGAAAGCGGGGTGCTGGGCCCAGAGCCAATAATACGCTTCATCGCCAATCAGCGGGAAAAACCGGACCAAACCGAGCTTTAGAAGGTTAATAGCGACAATTAATAAAAGCGGCAAATTCATGCTAAAATTATAACACATAATGGAAATGACAAATGACCAATGTCAAATGTCAAATTAAGGAGACGGTAAAAGAGGAATATGGCGCAGAACATTGGTTTGATGATAACGCGGAATGAAGAAGACGTGATCGAAGAGGTCATGAACGTTAACCGGAAATATTTTGACACTATCCTCGTCCTCGACGGTTCCGATGACAGAACGGAAGAAATACTCCGGAGCTATGATTGCGTAAAGTATTTTCTCAAAGACAAGGAGATTCTTGACCGCCTCCCTAACCGAAAGTTCGAGGATGGGGCCCGCCAATTCCTGTTGGAAAAAGCCCAGGAGCGTTATCCGGTTGAAGGGTGGTTCACCCTTTTGCACGGTGACGAGATCTGGCATGATGATCCGAATTGGGTCGCGAATGAGGCGGAAAAGGCCCGGGCCGAAAAGGTCAACTGGTACGTCATGAATTTCTTTCTCCACACTTCTGATAAAGTGCGCGATCTTGGCTCGATCAAATCGGTCCAGGAGCGGCTCCTCTGGTATTGTCCCGGTTACCTTGAGATCCGCCAATTCCGCAACAAGCCGGGGATCTACTACGATCTGGGCCAGAAGTACGATGTTTTGCCGCGGGGGATAGGCTGGAAGATCTATAACAAATTCCCGATCTACAAACATTATCCTTTCCGTTCCGTCGATCAAATCATGCGAAAAAAGCAGGCCCACCGGGAAACCGGTTTTAACGGGACTTACGAAAAGTTTAGCGACGTTGAGAGTTGTTTTGCCGATATTCTGCCGAACTATAAACAGGCCCGCCGTTTTGACGGGTCGTTCCATGAGTTTGAATTGGCCAAACAAGGGTCCCTTCTTAGCCGCTGGCTAAGGGGGCATAAATATATTACCTGGTAAATATGAAAATACTAATCGTTAAATTAGGGGCGATCGGGGACGTTTTAAGGACGACTTCGCTTCTCCCCGGCTTGAGAAACAAATTCAACGACCCGACGATCGACTGGCTGACCGCCAACTCGGCTAAAGATATTTTGCTCAACAATCCGCTGATCAATCGCCTTGCGGTTTGGGAAGAGCGGGAGTCGCTCAACGATTATCAGCTGGTCATCGGGCTGGAAGACGACAAAGAAGCGTGCGAATATGTTTCTTCCCGTCGGGCGGAGCAGGTGGTCGGCGCTTTCTTAAAGAACGGCAAGCAGAGCTACACGCCGTCCGGCTGGTTCGATATGTCGATGATCTCCCGCTTTGGCCTGGAACAGGCGAACTTTCTCAAGAAAAAGAACCAAAACACCTACCAACAGCATATGGCGGCGCTTTTGCGGATTGAGATCTCGCCGTACGTTTTTAAATTGACGCCGGAGGAGATGGAATACGGTGAACGGGTGATTAGGGAATTGGGGATTGGAAAACGGGAAACAGTTGTTGGGATAAATACCGGAGCGGGAAAACGCTGGCCGCTCAAGAGCTGGGGAGTGGAACAGACGATTGAACTGATCAACCGCCTGCGCAAGGAGTTGGGGGTTGTTTCCCTGATCCTTGGCGGCGACCAGGAGCAGGAGCGGAACGCTTTGATCGCTAAAGAGAGCGGAATGCCGAACGCCGGAACACATTCCCTGCGCGGGTTTGCCGCGGTCATCGGCCGGACCAAAACCTTGGTTTCCAGCGACAGCCTAGCGATGCACTTCGGGATCGCTCTTAACAAACGGCTGGTCATATTTTTTGGCCCGACCTCGGCGGCCGAGATCGAACTATACGAATTGGGCGAGAAGCTCTTGTCGCCGGTTGCTTGTTCAGTCTGCTACAAGAAGAACTGTGATAAAAAACCTCATTGCATGGATTCTATTTCGATCGAGGAGATGTTCCAGGCGGTTAAGAGGCAACTGGCTGCGGCCTGACCGTCGAACGAATTATTCCGCCCCCGCCAAGGACAGCCGCGACCGCGGCAATAACTTCCTCAACTGGTATCGCCGCCCTTTGTTCGATCGCGACCGTTAAATGCCGGACCGCCCAGGGACCCCAGCGGGCTGGTTTGGCGTTGGGGTTCAATAACAGCATGACCTGCGGGACGTCAAAGGCCGCGGCAATATGGGTCGGGCCGGTATCCATCCCCAGGTAAAAATTCAAAAGGCTGATCAAAGCGATCAGTTCCGGGAGCGCCATCTCGCCGGCCAAATTTATGACCGGGGCCTTGATCATGGACAGAACTTCTGTCGCCCGGTCTTTTTCCGCTGGCCCGCCCAAGAGGATCGGCTGATGATCGGTTTTTTCCGCCAGCCAGTCGATGACGGCGGCAAAACCCGAGGTGGACCAGGGCTGGCTGGTCGCCGATCCCAGATGGATACCGGCTAGCGGCCGGTTCGGCTGCCAACCGTGTTCAGCCAACAATTGTTTAGCCTTCGCGAGCGATGGCGGGGCGATGGTGATCTTGGCTTTTTCCGGCTGATCGGTGATCCCCAGGGGGTGGAGCAGATCAAAATTGAATTCCACTTCATGCCTGGTCGGATCTTCCCAATGGCGGAAAACCCGGAGGTTGTTCATCCAACCGGTCAGAACGCGCGAGCTGTCCCCCAGGCGATACGGGATGCGGGCCTTAAAAGCGGCGAACGTGTCCTTGAACTCGTTAAAATAATTGATCGACAGGTCGAATTTATATTTTCCCAGTTCGTAGTCGTAAATGACCGCGTCGACTGCCGGTTGGCCGATGAGGAGCGGCGCGGTGTAAGGGCGGGCCAGAACGGTGATCTTGGCCAAAGGGAATTTTTTCTTAACGGCTTGGATCGCCGGCAGGGTCAGGACCAGGTCGCCGATGGCGTCCGGGCGGATAACAAGAATATTGTGTATTTCTTTGGCGATCATATTGTTGTCAGCTCGCTAATAGTATATCATTGATCTGTCATGGAGAAAAAACTTTTAAGTATTTGCACGTTGACTTGGGACCAATTGGGCCTGACCCGGAAGTTCGTGGACAGCGTCCGGCGCGCGACCGACGTTCCTTACGAATTGATCATAGTTGATAACGGCAGTACCGACGGGACGGTCGAATTTATTAAGCAGGAGGCCGATAAATCCCATTTTTTTCCCCAGAACACCGGTTTTGCTCATGGCTTCAACCAGGCTCTTACCTTGGCGGAAGGGGAGTATGTGCTGGTTATCAATAATGATACCGAACTGCCGAACGGTTGGTTCGGTAAATTACGGTCTGCTTTTGACGCCGACCCGCGCTGTGGCCTGGTCTATCCCTGTTATACCAGAGGGCAGAAAGTCGGCGAAAGATGGTGGCCCGGGACCAAAGTTAAGCTTTTGCCGGCTTTCAGCAAAGAATTGCCGGCCGGCGTGGCTATTTTTTCCAAAACCGCGATCTTTGCCGGAGAGTTGAAAGGGTTTTCCGAAGATTACCAGATTGCCGGCGGCGAAGATCTTGATCTTTGTTTTAAGGCGTGGACAGCCGGTTACAGCATTTATCTTGACGAAAGGGTTGTGGTTAAACACAAGGGGCATGGGACCTCGGCTAAAAAATTGCCTAATTGGAAAGAGTTATACACAAAGAACGGTGATTTTTTTCAGGCTAAATGGGGACAGTATTTTAAAAAAGATAAGCGTTAAGTCTGGCCGCCGCTTCAATTGCCCCCGGCGAGCGTTTGATTATTTCCGTTCTTGGGCAATGAACGCTTTGATTTCATCGGCGTAAAGGTTGTTGGTCTTGAGGTGCCTGGCCAGTGTTCCATTAAGATAGCCGCTCCGGTAGCCGCGCTTTTTCAGAAAATCATAAAGGGCGGCGTCGTCCGGCCCGTATGGGGTCTTAAACTTGATCGGATAGAAAACAAAATTCAGCGGTTCTTTAAGCAACGAACCCGGGATAACGAACAGCGGACCGGCGACGTTGCAGAGGAAGGGAGTAGCCAGGCTGTAGCTCTTGCCGTTTTTCCCTTTGATCGTTTTGGGCGGAAAGTAGAGGCCTTGCTCCGGATTAAAGCCGTTGTCGGCGTAGCGCATCCCCAGCATGCCGAGCTTTTCGATGTTTTCCGCCGCTTCCAGCAGCAGATCGAAGCTAAGCGGATCGAAGAGGACGTCCGGATCGATCGACCAGGCGGTTTTAGGCAGATTGCTCTCATCGATGTTCCTGGCGATAAAATCGTTGACGCCGTGCGGTTTACCGATATTAAAATCATAATGTTCGATGATCACCCGGTCCTGGTTGATGGTCTTCAGGTAATCACCAATCCCGTCCTTGGCGGCGCTGTCAATTATGATCAGGTAAACGTCCGGCCGGTCTTTCATAATAGATAAGAGGTTGTTGATGGAGAGAACAACGGCCGGTTTGACGTGATAAGCGGCCACGAACAACAAGTGCTTATCTT from Candidatus Margulisiibacteriota bacterium includes:
- a CDS encoding glycosyltransferase family 39 protein — translated: MKRALLIILGLFFLAALITLPRNPLQNDDASLYALVAKNAIVHNQWLAQYITPGDPASFIDKPPLGIWLLAWPMKIFGVSELTVHLPNVLYFAALLAIIYFYLRRTNGQRLALLSTVIAGTSLGLVVYSRAPKLDILLPLFVTLAHLALYEFIKKDRPGALYLFTAALAGGFLVKSGFGLLLPGLTVIFLFIFNAEARSAFLRLLFSYRLLLSTLLLVLLVGAVLGLQAVPLRDQWLPYLRSITIQSKYNTSYLGFGFYTSIFGFLLISIFPWAPFALTAIKGRLFSKGLNLNRLCNLWLWSNFLFLLFFYRQSDLRTFTVFVPPLAILAAIKLTAIQWKIRKPSAAADLFTGFRIELLWNLLFWLIFAVGFIMLLIKPFNGDGIYLGDALLPIGLFVVALSWLFFDLFRPVWSKFVVFCALTVLAYSALFYVSLPLVNSFNPNVSWPSMIKEYTRQGYAFVIYRPPDRQLFYSPDLFYVDFMSGPADLYFWDQVKLKDFLSMEKAIVLSDTKSWEKAKIRGKVLARDNYSELVITKAY
- a CDS encoding glycosyltransferase family 39 protein; this translates as MNLPLLLIVAINLLKLGLVRFFPLIGDEAYYWLWAQHPAFSYVDHPPMVAYVNLILSTLFGNSELVVRLGALTIVALVTYLIYLIAKELFDRRTALWSALLFNLVPTFFGGGMFLVPQMLVFLFWSLSFYLLVKLIKTGDGKYWYLLGLSVGLGLLSDYVMALFVIATFFYLIIDKSQRFWFKKKEPYLGLCLSLGLFLPVLVWNFGLGFTPLFYWGGKMGTGPRIGDNLLNFFGLQTLLYTPPIFFGSIYLIYKARKNLLLATFAGAVLLPFTLISPIINVGGHWPACAYLPALVGSGKMKRWVIGVMIGFALVLDLGGFAYYLFFYPTPADLRGQEFTINAQLPAYLKATTPKTGKTYYFANDLGLLGLVAFHGQVKVNMAPGRLKQVDMWGKPELKTGDNIIYFAINEQEIGDKLKPRFKKVWVEPRHRLFNKDANLPNLTKIFHAEGYKGGKLP
- a CDS encoding glycosyltransferase family 2 protein — its product is MAQNIGLMITRNEEDVIEEVMNVNRKYFDTILVLDGSDDRTEEILRSYDCVKYFLKDKEILDRLPNRKFEDGARQFLLEKAQERYPVEGWFTLLHGDEIWHDDPNWVANEAEKARAEKVNWYVMNFFLHTSDKVRDLGSIKSVQERLLWYCPGYLEIRQFRNKPGIYYDLGQKYDVLPRGIGWKIYNKFPIYKHYPFRSVDQIMRKKQAHRETGFNGTYEKFSDVESCFADILPNYKQARRFDGSFHEFELAKQGSLLSRWLRGHKYITW
- a CDS encoding glycosyltransferase family 9 protein, producing the protein MKILIVKLGAIGDVLRTTSLLPGLRNKFNDPTIDWLTANSAKDILLNNPLINRLAVWEERESLNDYQLVIGLEDDKEACEYVSSRRAEQVVGAFLKNGKQSYTPSGWFDMSMISRFGLEQANFLKKKNQNTYQQHMAALLRIEISPYVFKLTPEEMEYGERVIRELGIGKRETVVGINTGAGKRWPLKSWGVEQTIELINRLRKELGVVSLILGGDQEQERNALIAKESGMPNAGTHSLRGFAAVIGRTKTLVSSDSLAMHFGIALNKRLVIFFGPTSAAEIELYELGEKLLSPVACSVCYKKNCDKKPHCMDSISIEEMFQAVKRQLAAA
- a CDS encoding glycosyltransferase family 9 protein; translation: MIAKEIHNILVIRPDAIGDLVLTLPAIQAVKKKFPLAKITVLARPYTAPLLIGQPAVDAVIYDYELGKYKFDLSINYFNEFKDTFAAFKARIPYRLGDSSRVLTGWMNNLRVFRHWEDPTRHEVEFNFDLLHPLGITDQPEKAKITIAPPSLAKAKQLLAEHGWQPNRPLAGIHLGSATSQPWSTSGFAAVIDWLAEKTDHQPILLGGPAEKDRATEVLSMIKAPVINLAGEMALPELIALISLLNFYLGMDTGPTHIAAAFDVPQVMLLLNPNAKPARWGPWAVRHLTVAIEQRAAIPVEEVIAAVAAVLGGGGIIRSTVRPQPVAS
- a CDS encoding glycosyltransferase family 2 protein → MEKKLLSICTLTWDQLGLTRKFVDSVRRATDVPYELIIVDNGSTDGTVEFIKQEADKSHFFPQNTGFAHGFNQALTLAEGEYVLVINNDTELPNGWFGKLRSAFDADPRCGLVYPCYTRGQKVGERWWPGTKVKLLPAFSKELPAGVAIFSKTAIFAGELKGFSEDYQIAGGEDLDLCFKAWTAGYSIYLDERVVVKHKGHGTSAKKLPNWKELYTKNGDFFQAKWGQYFKKDKR